TTCTGCAACGCAAGGTCCTCTTGTTCGGCTCCATCCGAACCCAGCCACAGAGCAGATAACAGTTGAATTGGCAACTTCATCTGGGCCATGTACTCTCTTGTTGCTTGACTGCACAGGTCAGGTCATTCAACGGAGCAATAACGTCACATCGGATTCGCATATCTTCGATGTACAGGGTGTTCCACCTGGCTTCTATATCGTGATGATTCAACGCGGAGATCACGTTTCATGTTCATCGTTCATTAAGAGTGAGTAGTTACGATGAGAACATTCGTCCTTCTCGCCATGTGCTGCCTTGCAGCATGTTCCTCCAATAAGTCTGCGCGGCCGGAGCATTGGGGGTATACGGGGAAGATCGGACCGCAGAATTGGGGTTCTCTTTCTCCCGTTTATGCCGTATGCGGTAATGGACAGCAGCAATCGCCGATCGACATTCCACAAGGCTCTCCGTCCGGTACCAAGAACGTGAAACGGAAGTATGGTACAACGACGTTGGCGATATCACACAATGAACATGTGGAAGAGATCATCAACAATGGTCACACGATACAGGTTACGTGTGACCCCGGAAGCACGATCGATGTAGATGGCGTAACGTATACTTTGAAACAATTTCACTTTCATACACCAAGTGAACATCAGATAGGGGGCAGGACATTTCCGATGGAAGTCCACTTTGTTCATCAGAGTGATGACGGACGTTTTGCTGTGCTTGCCGTGTTGTGTTCATCTGATAGTTCAGCTGAGTCTAGCTACGACAAGCTGATTCAGCACCTGCCTTCAAAACCAGGAGAAAAGCTCGAGCTTAAGGACGTGATCATCGATCTCGACAAACATCTTCCTTCGTCAACGGCTGCCTATCATTACGTTGGTTCCTACACAACGCCCCCTTGCACAGAAAATGTGCAATGGCTAGTGATGCGTGAGATGCGGCCTACCCACCCTAGGGTGATCGATGAGATTCACAGACGTATCCATGACAATAACAGACCCGTGCAAGCCATCAACGGCAGACGCCCTACGGTTGAACAGCCGAAGTAGGGCAAAAGTTGGGGC
This region of Ignavibacteria bacterium genomic DNA includes:
- a CDS encoding carbonic anhydrase family protein, whose amino-acid sequence is MRTFVLLAMCCLAACSSNKSARPEHWGYTGKIGPQNWGSLSPVYAVCGNGQQQSPIDIPQGSPSGTKNVKRKYGTTTLAISHNEHVEEIINNGHTIQVTCDPGSTIDVDGVTYTLKQFHFHTPSEHQIGGRTFPMEVHFVHQSDDGRFAVLAVLCSSDSSAESSYDKLIQHLPSKPGEKLELKDVIIDLDKHLPSSTAAYHYVGSYTTPPCTENVQWLVMREMRPTHPRVIDEIHRRIHDNNRPVQAINGRRPTVEQPK